One window of the Nocardia terpenica genome contains the following:
- a CDS encoding AMP-binding protein, whose translation MKSIVDWLLEPDPGGALTVYQDRDWARTGYPEVAADSLGVANLLRDKGIGKGDRIAVILPTGRDFFRYFFGAMALGAVPTVVAPPGLHGTASYPDYVRALLRTLEPAAIVAERETLGLIPVATGRRLPVRLDAAAAVPPSADTTLDPALGDDLAIIQFTSGSTGTPRAVRLSSAAVVNQIEMMKSAYPDRPAEDPDSFGSWLPMHHDMGLIGCFLMPASHCKDVWLMRPEHFVRRPALWLEMFGRHGVNHSATPNFALERIVRLVGPATLEGMDFSTWRTLIVGSDRINLAALRSFYELLAPYGLRPQMVKPGYGMAETTLAISCIEPWEMPHALLVDAGNLQEGTEIPVLARESLTEPVAADPNTVRVVGCGVPLPGSRILVADEEGEPLADGRIGELVVECPSMFSGYLGDADLPAVDGAPRHRTGDLGFRRDGHVYVLGRIGNSVKINGNFVTAEDVEMALADRLDIHHDKLTAVLRDLDGEGAAALLIFQQRVSPERAEAALGVLTRMGLSPDRAALVVIAPLAIPRTTSGKPKRVALWQLVEERGVAAKVCHVGSGSPLRERLT comes from the coding sequence GTGAAATCCATCGTCGACTGGCTATTGGAGCCGGACCCCGGCGGCGCGCTCACCGTGTATCAGGACCGGGACTGGGCGCGCACCGGATATCCGGAGGTGGCGGCGGATTCGCTGGGTGTGGCGAATCTGCTGCGCGACAAGGGAATCGGCAAGGGCGACCGGATCGCGGTCATCCTGCCGACCGGGCGGGACTTCTTCCGCTACTTCTTCGGCGCGATGGCGCTGGGCGCGGTACCGACCGTGGTGGCCCCGCCCGGACTGCACGGCACCGCGAGCTATCCGGACTATGTGCGGGCGCTGCTGCGCACGCTGGAACCGGCGGCGATCGTGGCCGAACGCGAGACGCTGGGCCTGATCCCCGTGGCGACCGGGCGCCGCCTCCCGGTGCGGCTCGATGCCGCCGCCGCGGTGCCGCCCAGCGCGGACACCACCCTCGATCCCGCGCTCGGCGACGACCTCGCCATCATCCAGTTCACCTCGGGTTCGACCGGCACGCCGCGCGCGGTGCGGCTGAGCTCGGCCGCGGTGGTCAATCAGATCGAGATGATGAAGTCCGCCTACCCGGATCGCCCGGCGGAGGACCCCGACTCGTTCGGCTCGTGGCTGCCGATGCACCACGACATGGGGCTGATCGGCTGCTTCCTGATGCCCGCCAGCCACTGCAAGGACGTGTGGCTGATGCGGCCCGAGCACTTCGTGCGGCGTCCCGCGCTGTGGCTGGAGATGTTCGGCCGCCACGGCGTGAACCATTCGGCCACACCGAATTTCGCCCTGGAGCGGATCGTCCGCCTGGTCGGCCCCGCCACCCTGGAGGGTATGGACTTCTCCACCTGGCGGACACTGATCGTCGGGTCGGATCGCATCAATCTCGCTGCGCTGCGGTCATTCTACGAACTGCTCGCCCCCTACGGCCTGCGCCCGCAGATGGTGAAGCCCGGTTACGGAATGGCCGAGACCACCCTGGCCATTTCGTGCATCGAGCCCTGGGAAATGCCGCACGCGCTGCTGGTCGACGCGGGAAATCTCCAGGAGGGCACCGAGATCCCGGTGCTGGCCCGCGAATCCCTGACCGAGCCGGTGGCGGCGGACCCGAATACGGTCCGCGTGGTCGGCTGCGGCGTACCGCTCCCCGGATCGCGCATCCTCGTCGCCGACGAGGAGGGAGAACCGTTGGCGGACGGTCGAATCGGCGAGCTGGTGGTCGAATGCCCGTCCATGTTCAGCGGCTACCTAGGCGACGCCGACCTGCCCGCGGTCGACGGCGCCCCTCGCCACCGCACCGGCGACCTGGGCTTCCGCCGCGACGGCCACGTCTATGTGCTTGGCCGGATAGGCAATTCGGTAAAGATCAACGGAAACTTCGTCACCGCCGAGGATGTCGAAATGGCACTGGCGGACCGACTGGACATCCACCACGACAAACTGACCGCAGTACTGCGCGACCTCGACGGCGAGGGTGCGGCCGCATTGCTGATCTTCCAGCAGCGAGTCTCTCCGGAGCGGGCGGAGGCGGCCTTGGGCGTACTGACCCGAATGGGCCTGTCGCCTGATCGCGCCGCACTGGTAGTCATTGCGCCGCTTGCCATTCCACGCACGACCAGCGGCAAGCCCAAGCGGGTTGCGCTGTGGCAGTTGGTGGAGGAGCGAGGGGTGGCCGCGAAGGTTTGTCACGTCGGGTCCGGGTCTCCACTGCGGGAGCGGCTGACATGA
- a CDS encoding acyl-CoA dehydrogenase family protein: MTAGTSDVIESGEVGLVCGPRADELGAVVESVLARVPDPFALRRFPREVLAGLGEAGVLRRRWDAAAGTAGDMEYAVAMGDALSTRAPAGIAIGVSLHTETVLSLLHRFAGENEYLVELRKDALEGRKVGAIAASEPTGGSDLSAVTTLARPTAGGWVINGAKKYVSLGAVADFAVVLCRLATTDGSPTDRHATLVVPLDRAVRVREHDKLGTHALDTVAVEFREVEVGAEALLGRRGLGVLNLNYGLSFERLAIAAQVAGGCAAAIALAVEHAERRVQFGKRLRDHQYLSFRLAELSAEVEVLRCAVHDIARQVMTRPLDRELISRIAAVKLCAARAGERVISDAMQTFGGPGYLTNETPFGQFWNDIRVSRIGAGTDEMMLAIISDTLRGAPDMYDRLIRITQ, from the coding sequence GTGACGGCTGGGACGAGCGATGTGATCGAATCGGGCGAGGTGGGGCTCGTCTGCGGGCCGCGTGCCGATGAGCTGGGTGCGGTGGTGGAAAGTGTGTTGGCGCGTGTGCCGGATCCCTTTGCGCTGCGGCGGTTTCCGCGGGAGGTGTTGGCGGGGCTGGGTGAGGCCGGGGTATTGCGGCGGCGGTGGGACGCGGCGGCGGGGACTGCGGGGGATATGGAATACGCCGTGGCCATGGGTGATGCGTTGAGTACGCGGGCACCGGCGGGGATTGCGATCGGGGTGTCGCTGCATACCGAGACGGTGCTGTCGCTGCTGCACCGATTCGCCGGGGAGAACGAGTATCTGGTCGAGCTGCGGAAAGACGCCCTGGAGGGGCGGAAGGTGGGGGCGATCGCGGCCAGCGAGCCCACCGGCGGCAGCGACCTGTCGGCGGTCACCACGCTGGCCCGGCCGACCGCGGGCGGCTGGGTGATCAACGGGGCGAAAAAGTACGTATCCCTCGGTGCCGTAGCCGATTTCGCGGTGGTGCTGTGCCGCCTGGCAACCACCGACGGCTCACCCACGGATCGGCATGCGACCCTGGTGGTCCCGCTGGATCGGGCGGTGCGGGTGCGCGAGCACGACAAGCTCGGCACCCATGCGCTGGACACCGTGGCGGTGGAGTTTCGTGAGGTCGAGGTGGGTGCCGAGGCGCTGCTCGGGCGGCGCGGGCTGGGGGTGCTGAACCTGAACTACGGCCTGTCCTTCGAACGGTTGGCGATTGCCGCGCAGGTGGCAGGGGGGTGTGCGGCCGCGATCGCCCTGGCGGTCGAACATGCCGAGCGCCGAGTGCAATTCGGGAAGCGGCTGCGCGATCACCAGTATCTGTCCTTCCGGCTCGCGGAGTTGAGCGCCGAGGTGGAGGTCCTGCGTTGCGCGGTGCACGATATTGCGCGGCAGGTGATGACACGACCGCTGGACCGTGAACTGATCTCCCGCATCGCCGCCGTGAAACTGTGCGCCGCCCGCGCGGGCGAGCGAGTGATCAGCGATGCCATGCAAACCTTCGGCGGCCCCGGCTATCTCACCAACGAGACCCCATTCGGCCAGTTCTGGAACGACATCCGGGTCTCCCGAATCGGGGCGGGCACCGACGAGATGATGCTCGCCATTATCAGCGACACCCTGCGTGGCGCACCGGACATGTACGACCGCCTGATCAGGATCACGCAATGA
- a CDS encoding SDR family oxidoreductase, with protein sequence MTAAQSAVLVAGLSGQVGQGFAEATLSDTLDGTGRFDLRAVVRRRLRTNLGGLSAAGGRITQLVGDVTTPSWALNDAALEQLSDIRAIVNLAGIVDWTASQAEMDRINYLGAVTGYELARTLSERLGRAVPYLYASTAYVAGTLGGRIPEQQHAPHPDRTPYELSKWFAERHLLRAASKTGHPVLIARIGGVIGSAATRSTTRFSSLYQLVAPLSRGQLPLLPVQSGARVDILPRDVVGEGLVRLLSRGAATDFRDWRGGVLVHLCAGEYAPTLAALLALLDSKDVEHRYRPPRLVTVSPRALRLGENLTLKYARWNRELGNRLYGLRYVSMDRVFERVRLVEHTGGWAPEVDADTVLDVAFGLDYARPTDDFAGLPMGRFV encoded by the coding sequence ATGACGGCCGCGCAGTCGGCCGTATTGGTCGCCGGGCTGAGCGGGCAGGTCGGTCAGGGCTTCGCGGAGGCGACCCTCTCCGACACCCTGGACGGCACAGGCCGTTTCGACCTGCGCGCGGTGGTGCGGCGGCGGTTGCGCACCAACCTCGGCGGCCTGTCGGCGGCAGGCGGCCGAATCACGCAGCTGGTCGGCGACGTGACCACACCGTCATGGGCACTGAATGACGCGGCGCTGGAACAGCTTTCCGACATCCGCGCGATAGTGAACCTGGCCGGAATCGTCGACTGGACCGCCTCGCAGGCCGAGATGGACCGCATCAACTACCTCGGCGCGGTCACCGGATACGAACTGGCCCGCACCCTCTCCGAACGCCTGGGCCGAGCGGTGCCGTACCTGTACGCCAGCACCGCATACGTGGCAGGCACCCTCGGCGGCCGAATCCCGGAACAGCAACACGCACCACACCCGGACCGCACCCCCTACGAGCTGAGCAAGTGGTTCGCCGAACGCCACCTCCTGCGCGCCGCGAGCAAGACCGGCCACCCGGTGCTGATAGCCCGCATCGGCGGCGTAATCGGCAGTGCCGCAACCAGGTCCACCACGCGATTCAGTTCCCTGTACCAACTGGTGGCCCCCCTGTCGCGCGGCCAACTCCCGCTGCTGCCGGTGCAATCCGGTGCGCGCGTGGACATCCTGCCCCGCGACGTCGTCGGCGAGGGCCTGGTGCGCCTGCTGTCACGCGGTGCCGCAACGGATTTCCGCGACTGGCGCGGCGGCGTCCTGGTGCACCTGTGCGCCGGGGAATACGCCCCGACCTTGGCCGCCCTGCTGGCCCTGCTCGATTCGAAGGACGTCGAGCACCGATACCGGCCGCCGCGACTGGTCACCGTCTCGCCCCGAGCGCTGCGCCTCGGCGAGAACCTGACCCTGAAATACGCGCGCTGGAACCGGGAACTGGGCAATCGCCTCTACGGCCTGCGCTACGTCTCGATGGACCGCGTCTTCGAACGCGTCCGCCTGGTCGAGCACACCGGCGGCTGGGCGCCCGAGGTCGACGCCGACACCGTGCTCGATGTCGCGTTCGGGCTCGACTATGCCCGTCCCACAGACGATTTCGCCGGTCTGCCGATGGGGAGGTTCGTATGA
- a CDS encoding SDR family oxidoreductase, whose translation MRVLVVGATGYLGRAVTRRLATDGHEVIELSRSGRATVGTGVVGDVLLPGFGLPQAQRAELAGVDGIVTCFGSVGMSADPAEVVNIHVTGIRTVLDFAAGCPDLRRLVHVSSVLALGRATGELTNRDLSRGQTFRNWYEYAKYRAELVVRRERSVPVSVLRLGTLLGPAPAQVIPRTGGPVAALPHVLSGLPLVLERRGEYPVYATDIAAAAAVIENLLTAPRSVPSCTYFDPDLPTMAQVLGELCRAWNVTPKLIEADGLALRVQRGLARRFGVEPEVAEYARPLFRFEPGIFDALPGGAMPSTPGYLAATGRALMSEALMSSVTAAAAPEKGEWP comes from the coding sequence ATGAGAGTGCTCGTCGTCGGGGCCACCGGCTACCTGGGGCGCGCGGTCACCCGCCGCCTCGCCACCGACGGTCACGAGGTGATCGAACTCAGCCGCTCCGGCCGAGCCACGGTCGGTACCGGGGTGGTCGGCGATGTGCTGCTGCCCGGATTCGGCCTGCCCCAGGCCCAGCGTGCCGAACTCGCCGGGGTGGACGGCATCGTCACCTGCTTCGGCTCGGTCGGCATGTCCGCCGACCCCGCCGAGGTGGTGAACATCCACGTCACCGGCATCCGCACCGTCCTGGACTTCGCCGCGGGCTGCCCCGATCTGCGCCGCCTCGTCCACGTGTCCAGCGTGCTGGCCCTGGGCCGCGCCACGGGCGAGCTCACCAATCGCGACCTCTCGCGCGGACAGACCTTCCGCAACTGGTACGAGTACGCGAAATACCGTGCGGAACTGGTGGTCCGGCGCGAACGCTCGGTCCCGGTGAGCGTGCTGCGGCTGGGCACGCTGCTCGGTCCCGCACCCGCACAGGTGATCCCGCGCACCGGCGGCCCCGTCGCCGCGCTGCCCCATGTGCTCAGCGGACTTCCGCTGGTGCTCGAGCGGCGCGGCGAGTACCCGGTCTACGCCACCGATATCGCCGCCGCGGCGGCGGTGATCGAAAACCTGCTCACCGCACCACGATCCGTCCCCTCCTGCACCTACTTCGATCCCGACCTGCCGACCATGGCGCAGGTGCTCGGCGAATTGTGCCGGGCCTGGAACGTGACGCCGAAACTGATCGAGGCCGACGGCCTGGCCCTGCGCGTGCAGCGCGGCCTGGCCCGCCGCTTCGGGGTGGAGCCGGAGGTCGCCGAGTACGCCCGCCCGCTGTTCCGTTTCGAGCCCGGCATTTTCGACGCCCTGCCCGGCGGAGCGATGCCGTCCACGCCGGGCTACCTGGCCGCGACCGGCCGGGCCCTCATGTCCGAGGCACTGATGTCGAGCGTGACCGCGGCGGCGGCACCCGAGAAAGGGGAGTGGCCGTGA
- a CDS encoding PEP-utilizing enzyme → MTVAERCRVDTAPHPVLRVYSAGNFGEIAPQRLSPLSWSLVGRPMELGTRVFVSTILRDPVWATGSHYVFTGYFNCRPYHNLSAYCHIAEHVDLLTPEDVTAAYFEGIEPPRTVLGRRPGRVSRNQAAYRMLRELVNLRPRVIELEQQVFDYENRVDDTMSAGTDWRIGELAEVGNTLLESAWHLHIIGTAGSIAADVLQRTAVNRLAAHSASILNWLKEPAELPWGPLVELAPIEGGPADFVRRPFYEVADAQAPWCDYTLPPMNAATAKNRDVVEVSPREALVGMQGALRGRAIDATVLFLGDVMALREHSKSLAMRLLHAHRRFVPRLAELRGLRADEWPYLAMPELRADTMPSRAELETRRLACEDALAIEMPDYLDQTPGAPERSQPMRRPRGVSAGVCDGVAMGLDEMPSAPGAILVCESADANIMPLLPFISAVVTARGSQYSHIAIICREVGIPAVVSHPLAAEIKSGQRVHVDGDKGEVRILD, encoded by the coding sequence GTGACGGTCGCCGAACGCTGCCGGGTCGACACCGCACCGCATCCGGTCCTGCGGGTGTACTCGGCCGGGAACTTCGGGGAGATTGCGCCCCAACGCCTCTCACCCCTGTCCTGGTCGCTGGTGGGACGGCCCATGGAACTGGGCACCCGCGTATTCGTATCCACCATCCTGCGAGACCCGGTGTGGGCCACGGGATCCCACTACGTCTTCACCGGCTATTTCAACTGCCGCCCGTACCACAACCTCAGCGCCTACTGCCACATTGCAGAGCATGTGGACCTGCTGACCCCGGAGGACGTGACCGCCGCCTACTTCGAGGGCATCGAGCCGCCGCGCACCGTCCTCGGCCGTCGCCCCGGCCGGGTGAGCCGCAATCAGGCCGCCTACCGCATGCTGCGCGAACTGGTGAATCTGCGCCCCCGGGTAATCGAGCTCGAACAGCAGGTGTTCGACTACGAGAACCGAGTCGACGACACCATGAGCGCCGGAACCGACTGGCGCATAGGCGAACTGGCCGAGGTCGGCAATACGCTGCTCGAAAGCGCCTGGCACCTGCACATAATCGGTACCGCCGGGTCCATCGCCGCCGACGTGCTGCAACGCACCGCCGTCAACCGGCTCGCCGCGCACAGCGCCTCCATCCTGAACTGGCTCAAGGAACCCGCCGAACTCCCGTGGGGCCCACTGGTGGAACTGGCGCCGATCGAGGGCGGCCCCGCCGATTTCGTGCGGCGCCCCTTCTACGAGGTCGCCGACGCCCAGGCCCCGTGGTGCGACTACACGCTGCCGCCCATGAATGCCGCCACCGCGAAAAACCGTGACGTCGTGGAGGTATCGCCCCGCGAGGCGCTGGTCGGCATGCAGGGCGCGCTGCGCGGACGAGCCATCGACGCCACCGTGCTGTTCCTCGGCGACGTCATGGCCCTGCGCGAGCACAGCAAGTCGCTGGCCATGCGCCTGCTGCACGCACACCGACGCTTCGTGCCGCGGCTGGCCGAACTGCGCGGGCTGCGCGCCGACGAATGGCCGTATCTGGCCATGCCCGAACTGCGCGCGGACACCATGCCATCCCGCGCCGAACTCGAAACGCGGCGACTGGCCTGCGAGGACGCCCTCGCCATCGAGATGCCGGATTATCTCGACCAGACCCCGGGCGCGCCCGAACGCAGCCAGCCGATGCGGCGGCCGCGCGGCGTCTCGGCCGGGGTGTGCGACGGCGTCGCCATGGGCTTGGACGAGATGCCGAGCGCGCCGGGCGCAATCCTGGTGTGCGAGAGCGCCGATGCCAACATCATGCCGCTGCTGCCGTTCATTTCCGCGGTGGTGACCGCACGCGGCAGCCAGTACTCGCACATCGCCATCATCTGCCGGGAAGTGGGCATTCCCGCGGTCGTCTCGCATCCGCTGGCCGCGGAGATCAAGTCCGGGCAACGCGTCCATGTGGACGGTGACAAAGGAGAGGTGAGGATTCTTGACTGA
- a CDS encoding AMP-binding protein, with product MARPIQLGTVFHDHAAKAVRTTVHLDHPFDIAPDGGVVYDGAALARLVDDTAAWLYGAGVRPGDRIGVVKDNHFDLVLTAVAAARIGAVPANIAAVNGLSAQRELLARLDPKLVVMSASVIRRILTEGVDVLGGRRTVVLPSRSVHLDRSELPDSAVPFDDVRGAAAAPVRFADIDEPLLMTHTSGTTGVPKLVVQSTRTLRAASRLELMPIPFVVSRRKDVVLSSISYAHWRAVTFAIAQTRFAPTRLVIVADHDPDNVARMLTEHRPTSIEACPNIFQRWRGLTRTHADALSQVRLYISTFDMVHPPTVRSFLEVSRRRWPLWVASWGQSEVGPISSAIFTRARLRRVGNPVTSDVGWTMPTVARVRVTDPETGRRRGIGRQGLLLAASKARCLEYLGEPDRHDRKNGGKWWNTGDIGYRDWLGRLRLVDREVDIIPGTSGLALESTLLDRIPTATEVTVLGVPGQLPVPVLCLDGAPLNDHQWQQAVSDLPPLAPPVILPWPALPRTATWKIRRHELRHAILGTNAVHGTGLWT from the coding sequence ATGGCACGACCGATCCAGTTGGGCACGGTGTTCCACGACCACGCGGCCAAGGCCGTCCGGACGACCGTGCATCTCGACCATCCCTTCGACATCGCGCCCGACGGGGGCGTGGTGTACGACGGGGCGGCGCTGGCGCGGCTGGTCGACGATACGGCGGCCTGGCTGTACGGGGCGGGGGTGCGGCCCGGCGATCGGATCGGGGTCGTCAAGGACAATCACTTCGACCTGGTGCTGACCGCGGTGGCGGCCGCCCGCATCGGCGCGGTGCCCGCGAATATCGCGGCGGTGAACGGTCTTTCGGCGCAGCGGGAGCTGCTCGCGCGGCTGGATCCGAAGCTGGTGGTGATGTCGGCGAGCGTGATCCGGCGCATCCTCACCGAGGGCGTGGACGTGCTCGGCGGTCGGCGCACCGTGGTGCTGCCGTCGCGGAGCGTGCACCTGGACCGCAGCGAATTACCGGACAGTGCCGTACCTTTCGACGATGTGCGCGGTGCCGCCGCGGCCCCGGTGCGATTCGCCGATATCGATGAGCCGCTGCTGATGACCCACACCTCCGGCACCACCGGCGTGCCGAAACTGGTGGTGCAGTCCACGCGGACGCTGCGCGCGGCCAGCCGCCTCGAGCTCATGCCGATCCCGTTCGTGGTCAGCCGCCGCAAAGACGTTGTGCTGTCCTCGATTTCGTATGCGCACTGGCGGGCGGTGACCTTCGCGATCGCGCAGACCAGGTTCGCGCCCACCAGGCTGGTGATCGTCGCCGACCACGATCCCGACAATGTGGCCCGCATGCTGACCGAGCACCGCCCGACCAGTATCGAGGCGTGCCCCAACATCTTTCAGCGCTGGCGCGGCCTGACCCGCACCCACGCCGACGCCCTGTCACAGGTGCGCCTGTACATCAGCACCTTCGACATGGTGCATCCGCCGACGGTCCGCTCCTTCCTCGAGGTGTCCCGGCGGCGCTGGCCGCTGTGGGTGGCATCGTGGGGCCAGAGCGAGGTCGGCCCGATCTCCAGCGCGATCTTCACCCGCGCCCGCCTGCGCCGCGTCGGCAACCCGGTAACCAGTGACGTCGGCTGGACCATGCCCACCGTAGCCCGGGTCCGCGTCACCGACCCCGAAACCGGCCGCCGCCGCGGCATCGGCCGCCAGGGCCTCCTGTTGGCCGCCAGCAAGGCCCGCTGCCTCGAATACCTCGGCGAACCCGACCGCCACGACCGCAAAAACGGCGGAAAGTGGTGGAACACCGGCGATATCGGCTACCGCGACTGGCTCGGCCGCCTACGCCTGGTAGACCGCGAGGTAGACATCATCCCCGGCACCAGCGGCCTGGCCCTGGAAAGCACCCTGCTGGACCGTATCCCGACCGCCACCGAGGTCACGGTACTGGGTGTCCCCGGCCAACTCCCGGTCCCGGTCCTCTGCCTCGACGGCGCCCCCCTGAACGACCACCAATGGCAACAAGCAGTATCCGACCTCCCACCCCTAGCTCCACCGGTAATACTCCCCTGGCCGGCCCTCCCCCGCACCGCAACCTGGAAAATCCGCCGCCACGAACTCCGCCACGCCATCCTCGGCACCAACGCAGTCCACGGCACCGGCCTATGGACGTGA
- a CDS encoding acyl carrier protein, which produces MTEHYGLTGTGPHTVDIDDAEAVLSVIEDQLGVGRPRPDLRMTDSIRDDIDLDSLSMMEALTRVEDEYRIELIDNPEIGEVATVADLVALIQRVYRAAHPGSAGAEENS; this is translated from the coding sequence TTGACTGAGCACTACGGGCTCACCGGGACCGGGCCGCACACGGTGGACATCGACGATGCCGAGGCCGTGCTGTCGGTGATCGAGGACCAGTTGGGCGTCGGGCGGCCGCGGCCGGACCTGCGCATGACCGACTCCATCCGCGACGATATCGACCTGGACTCGCTGTCGATGATGGAGGCCCTGACCCGCGTCGAGGACGAATACCGCATCGAACTGATCGACAATCCGGAGATCGGCGAGGTGGCGACGGTCGCGGATCTGGTGGCGCTGATCCAGCGCGTCTACCGCGCCGCGCACCCGGGATCGGCAGGGGCCGAGGAGAATTCGTGA
- a CDS encoding PEP/pyruvate-binding domain-containing protein: MTGPREQLGNKGFHLDLLRGRGYPVPSFRVVTADEVRAGVNPTGVQRLLDELRAEAAERMGLPPSAVAFAVRSSPPVSMPGMMDTLLAVGLTDDSVPALATHLGSAELARNMVEIGRVDLRTHLGVVPESPVAQVCSAITAVRDSWHNERAREYRRAHDISERLSPAVVVQAMAFGTGDRSGSGVVFSHDPRTGRRGLHGEYVAASTGAALVAGQVTPDGLARLKHDCPQAYTLLDRFVAELFAWRQVMIEVEFVVERGRLWLVQMRAATASPAAHNAVTVDAWRTGIVDRNTALTRLSLDALCAAPEPRAAEGHARLLATGIAAAGGVATGRIVRAAEEVLAHAGEPVVLLRPTTEPEDFVGMANSAGIVTLEGGFGSHAAVVARELGRPAVVGARFTDPHWLENPTTATITVCGTTGRVWEGTVPTVTPPPEWPTDLLGTIPADTDRRTYLETLTTSIRP; this comes from the coding sequence ATGACGGGCCCACGGGAGCAGCTGGGTAACAAGGGGTTTCATCTCGACCTGTTGCGGGGGCGCGGGTATCCGGTGCCCTCGTTCCGGGTGGTTACGGCCGACGAGGTGCGGGCCGGGGTGAATCCGACTGGGGTGCAACGGTTGTTGGACGAACTGCGTGCCGAGGCGGCCGAGCGGATGGGCCTGCCCCCGTCCGCGGTCGCCTTCGCGGTGCGGTCCAGTCCGCCGGTGAGCATGCCGGGCATGATGGATACCCTGCTCGCGGTCGGGCTCACCGACGATTCCGTCCCGGCGCTGGCCACCCATCTCGGTAGCGCCGAACTCGCCCGCAACATGGTCGAGATCGGGCGTGTGGACCTGCGCACCCACCTGGGCGTGGTCCCGGAATCCCCGGTGGCCCAGGTATGTTCGGCGATTACGGCGGTCCGCGACTCGTGGCACAACGAGCGTGCCCGCGAATACCGCCGCGCCCACGACATTTCGGAGCGACTCAGCCCCGCCGTCGTCGTGCAGGCGATGGCCTTCGGCACCGGCGACCGCTCGGGCAGCGGGGTGGTATTCAGCCACGACCCACGCACCGGGCGGCGCGGCCTGCACGGGGAATACGTTGCCGCGAGCACCGGAGCCGCCCTGGTGGCCGGACAGGTGACACCCGACGGCCTGGCCCGCCTGAAACACGACTGCCCGCAGGCATACACGCTGCTCGACCGGTTCGTGGCGGAGCTGTTCGCCTGGCGTCAGGTCATGATCGAGGTCGAGTTCGTGGTCGAGCGCGGCCGACTGTGGCTGGTCCAGATGCGTGCGGCCACCGCCTCACCCGCCGCCCACAACGCGGTGACCGTAGACGCTTGGCGCACCGGCATTGTGGACCGCAATACCGCGCTGACTCGGCTGTCCCTCGACGCCCTGTGCGCGGCCCCGGAACCGCGCGCCGCCGAAGGCCACGCCCGCCTGCTGGCCACCGGCATAGCCGCCGCCGGAGGCGTGGCCACCGGCCGAATAGTCCGCGCCGCCGAAGAAGTGCTCGCCCACGCGGGAGAGCCGGTAGTCCTACTCCGCCCCACCACCGAACCGGAGGACTTCGTAGGCATGGCGAACTCGGCCGGAATCGTCACCCTGGAAGGCGGTTTCGGCTCCCACGCCGCCGTAGTGGCCCGCGAACTGGGCCGCCCCGCCGTAGTAGGCGCCCGCTTCACCGACCCCCACTGGCTCGAGAACCCCACGACCGCAACGATAACGGTCTGCGGCACAACCGGCCGAGTCTGGGAGGGCACCGTACCCACCGTCACCCCACCACCGGAATGGCCCACCGACCTCCTCGGCACCATCCCAGCCGACACCGACCGCCGCACCTACTTGGAAACCCTGACCACCTCGATACGGCCCTGA